AGGATGGAAAGGCAGCCGAAATCAAACCAGAAGAagatgggaaaaatgaaaagaatgacaGTGGCACTGACGTCACTGTTGCTGTTACGGACGACAACGACGGCTCGGGAGAGGATGGCAAGGCTTCCAAAGTTCGAGAGGTGGACCAGAAACGAGTCTATTGGAAGCGAGTCGCCATCAGTCTAGTTTGCATTTTGGTGGTTCTAATCCTAGTCTGTGTGGTATCCATCATCACAGGATCTGATCATTCTGCCAGAGGACCACTTGGAGAACCTCTTGCTATCACTGACTGTGGGCCGGTCAAGGGCtataaagaaaatggaatttatgtTTTCAGGGGCATTCCCTATGCCTTGCCTCCTGTGGGCGATCTGCGATGGAAGCCACCTATGCAACCCTCCAGTTTCAACGATTGTTGGACTGGAACCTATGAAGCCTATAACTCCAGCGCGATCTGTTATCAGAAACCCATTCCCGGACATGATCTGCAAATGAGCGAAGATTGCCTCTATTTAGATATCATTACACCGAGTCTTTCTCCACCTGTTCTGCGACCCGTAGTTGTCTATATTCCTGGCGACCATCCTCTAAGAGGCTATTCATCTGATGATATTAACTGGAGACCAACAACAGCCATTGCTGATGAGAAGGATGTCACTTTCGTTACCATCAATTACCGTACCAATGCTTTTGGTTTCTTAGTTTTAGATTTACTGACCAACAGGATGAGACCCCCGACTTCTGGTAACTATGGTATCATGGATATGATAGCAGCACTGAAATGGGTACAGAccaatattagaaattttggcgGTGACCCTAGAAaggtaatataattaattaaatgtttttaaaattcttcccaTTCCTTGATTTTGAATAAATCCGTTACTGTTTCcggaattgttaaaaaataattttttttttcaattggaaaaagaaatttactataCACTAGATGTAAGGCGATAAGATATATTCTTTTGTCAGATACATACTTATTTTTGCACAAGGTATTGCAAAATTCATGCCCAAACGTTAAGAGATGGTATAATGTTCAATTCAGAATAGAACTTGCGGTCATAGTCAAGATTCGAAAATCAGGGGCAACTTCATCATTAGTTGCAGTCTTCTGCTTCTATTGTCTCACTATATAATGTCATGATAGTTGCTAGTAGTACCGCTGAAATTCCTAGACACCTTGTATCACTGGGATTGCAACCAATGGcgagatatatattttaaatgtttggatGCGTTTACAACCACGAGTTCTGCATTAGATACAACTTGCTACAATTATTGTGTGAAAATGCTCatacattcaaagaaaaattttttcagAGTTGTGGCAGATCAACTTTTTGACAAATCCactgattttaaatatcatttttattccaCAATTAATAGagttctaaatatttaaagatttttctttatatttgaacatGCTTGTTGGTTCAATATAAAATAGGGAATTTTTATGAGTAGCtcaaatttattcatatcatTTACAGCATTAATAGTTTTTCATTGTATTCCTGTTATTTCCCCTTTTAGGTCACAGTTTTGGCTCATGGTGGTGCCGCTACTGCCGGTCTCGCATTGCTCTCCTCTAGATTGTCCGCTAAGAAAGAGGAGAGCCTCTTCAGCCAGATGTGGCTGACTGGTCCCTCGGCCCGCTTCAGCAACAGAACTCTGGAGCAAATCAGTGCCGACAATTCAGGAATACTCAGGTAAAAACATAATCCATCTAATCCGTGTAAATCTTGCATAAGGCAAAACAATTCgttcaaataaacaaacaaacaaaaatcgtTGACATTAGGCATTATCCTATCTAGATAATGAAAATTGCCAtcaattttttcatatgaattgttcaaattaaatataaaactcatggCAGTAAATATTGTTTGGTGGAAAGTTTTCCACTATTACTTTCAACTACTCCTTCAGATCTTGCGTATACTGATCGTTCAGTCCAAAAGTAACCCTTGCACAATGAAACGAATCAATTCTATTAACAATGATATTGTTGTGCTAGAGTTTTTAAAGAATGAGTACAATGTCGGATTGGATCGAATCAAAAATTTCGTCTTGCTTATTTACTGCTAacgatatttaatgtttttcaatttcgGTACATTGATAGCTTTTACCAAGAAGCAAAAGAtggatattttttccttcttgtaTTCGTGGTAGTggcattttgatgttttataaatttggcaccattaatataattattttataacagaaatgaataattttatcttttacttcACCTTAAACCCTTTTCTAAGCACACGTATcttggaaattttaatgaacatgaGCAATTTCTCATTTCGTTTTCATATCATTGGATTTCAATAATGGCAGACCAAGTGCGTAATTATCGactaattttgctaaaatttaaacattagatTACCTTTCGTAGAATAAATGCAAACATTAAGGAACATCCTGTAAATACTCgtagtatataatttttctttcaaaacacaaAGCAGTTTCTGTTAGTCAAAGTGGCAGAAGACTAATTACATAGTGTATATTTGTAAAATCTTCTATTAGGCCCTTTAGAATGTTTCGGACTGAAATTATAACCATTGTGGAAATAGCCGCGtgatgtcttttttattttaagacttcACTTTTATACAGTGGCTAAAAAGACATTTGAGAATGCCGTgctaaataatatagaaattgcaaatatttaattttctgatttaatcgtaagtattttggatttctttttttttataataaattcattattatctcttttaaaattcaagtaacccttaatagttatttcaaaaataccgTTCGTAAGTGAAATACTGACGttttaaaacaggaaaacttCTTCAACTGCTACCCtccattttaatgaatgtttacaaATCAAATTGTTTTCACTCATTGAATGACGCTGAACTTTGATTTTGATTGAATTCCGCTTTCTAGGAAATTAAACTGCGATACTTTGGTTTGCCTGCAAAACAAGACTTCTGAAGAAATAGTGGCAGCGGTTCCGGGATTCTGGTCGTCAGACTGGTCAATTGATCTGCCTAGTTCTGAAGAAGAACAGCAGCCAACCATGGTTGTTGTTgatggtaataaaaatattacaaaagtctttttttttttaaagtatgtgtcatttatatataatatcaagtATTTTAAGTTCCATCTTTTTGGAGACAGTTTCTCTGAATGtatacaaaaatgcaattttcggATACTGTGTGTCCACCAGGAGAACATCACCAGATAaatgtctatgtttacggcggtcGCTAAAGAAACAGGTTACTATAAGAAGAGCTCATTTCGCATtggtagaaattcattcaagtttcttacagTGGCATATTTCAAATTGGCGATATTAggtattattagatttaatttttaaaaacgaataaaaaaaaatcactaagcagaaaattatttgtatactcggaatattgaaatatttgatattcctgttatatgtatacaaagaacgATGCAAATCAAATAgagaaactgaataattatttgtatatctaacgattgcacaagaagaaaaaaaaataattaagaaatctgAAGTAGAatcatgcatgaaaaaaattaatctttatttcatttgttttaaatttatattccttttgttttaaattagtaataattgcACGATTTTTCtgcagtttaaaattatataatttgaaagattGTATCaggacacattttattttaaaactgtaccTAATAATTTaagtttccatatttatttttctttataaaaataaatatggaaaatgccttctttatttttcatatataaaatctCGGATTAATTTTCGttactaatatttgaaagaaatgctcGCGAATGCATTTAATTATCCCTCTCGTATAATGGCATTGTCTACCACATTGTATAGAACATGTGGGATACATTGCTCAAGGCAAACTTAGTTCTAAGAGACATTCAAGATATAAGAATTGCAGTGaatttagttcaattttaaatgataacaaaTGAAACCAGATAATGACCAAGTGCATTATAATAAACACTGATTATCTGAAATGGtaacaagtttaaatattttgtgcataaACTGAGTATATTACCTGTTGATCCAATTCACACTCATTACCACTTAAGAACCTTTATGTAGATATCTgacataagaaatttttttaaacatttttcttggaCATAAAATGAATCAATTGCAGTCATAACTCTTTTCatggaaaagaataaataaaattgtctactattttgacattaaatgtttccataattaaaaaaatacataaaaacctctcatttcattcataagattagccgcctttgacgatcGGATGGTCTCCGCAAGTGttaattgtatttgatttcaattaaatatcttaaacataatttcatattcttaattctattcgaaaattatgtttaaacatcaaattgttaTAGGCATTACAGCCTTATTAATTTCATTGTCTTAATGTTCTGTTTATTAGGCATATGAACTTTCCTATTGGGGAATATTTCATGGTGCTTTAAAAACGTAATTATTTGATTCATCTGTCTTCTAATCTTCGCTATActgtaatttccttttttaatttaaattacacagatattaaacactagtcgcctttgacgaccagctgatTCGTCGgatatattgattataatttaatttcaactaaattgtTTAGACATGACTTCATATCCAAAATTCCGTCAAATTATCAGGTACTAAATGCTTGTTATCTTATTGGATATGTTCTGTTAATTCTGAAAGCGATTTTTTTGATAGAAACCATTAATTATGGCATCATTGAGATCCGATTCATCTATCTATTAGCCTTCGTGATATTGCAACGATTGGAGGACAAATGTGTaataatctattgttagaaaccaagtaaaataaatattaaaaaaaaattgccaaaattcaggaaaacttcgcatgactattaaattgcaatctttaaaaagataaatttttccaattttgaaatgatgtaaaatttatttttatgcaatcatatattcgaaagttattgcagaaaagcTCCAACATTCATGTATTCcattttccaaagtatatttgttcCATAATTGGTAGTTTAGGCCAAGTAGTTTCTGAACACTTTTCCCTATTTTCCCCTgcatttttcccatttttctctaaaatttcccctatttttttcctaaaattttcagaattttttccagttttacactaaaattttcactggATTCTTCATTCTCTACATAACTACATAcactatgtgtatgtgtgttgtaGAGTGCACgtatacacattcatctttattattagcagaagcTAGAGATTAAGAATTCCAGTAGCGCAGAATGATCACCGCATATAATAAAATCAACCAAACGCCttattctacttttatttcttaaagctaACATTATTTTccgattttgatatttttcttttactttctttacaGGAAATCTACTTTACAATACTCCCTACCACATGTGGCAAAAGGGTGATATTCAACAAGTACCTGTTGTTATTGgtaaatactcatttttatactcataatgaatactcatttttatactcataatgaatactcatttttatactcataatgaatactcatttttatactcataatgaatactcatttttatactcataatgaatactcatttttatactcataatgaatactcatttttatactcataatgaatactcatttttatactgaaatatccatttttatgTCATATAATTCGTAGaattgagtgaaaaaaataacttaaagaaaTAACGGTTTCTCTGGGGTTCGTCAATGTTTTActgtaaaagagaaaaatgttaaggcattttcgtttaaaaaaattggggGAGACCAAATTTGACATCATACATGAgacattttaatcttatttttaattattgtcctttaaatgaatatttttcttcctgcTGTTGTAGCAGAAACTAATTTGTAATATACCACtcttattataaattgaaaaaacaaagttattattgaaaatttcatagtaaaataaatCTCACTGAAAATTTTACTTGTTGCGAatctatttaataaactttaaaaggaGGCTTGTAgtcttttatttaatcaatgacttaaaatagtttttttttattaatatttattgagagttactcttttacattttatgaagGCAAATGAAGTGCAGAGCTAATTTCTGTTGGTGATTGTTTGTCCATTCTTAGTGATAAGTTATTtgcataagaaaaagaaataaaatttagaaccaTTAGattgatgaattaaatttaattcttgtataTAAAGCCTCTGACCCAGTAGACATAAATGGTCAAATATGGGTATAAAATATAATACCGATATCTGCAGAGTTACTACACGTCAACGAATCTAGTATTATTCTGAATATTCTtctaataaaaggaagaaaactaTGCTTCGTCGTACGTATTTCGAGATCACTACTCTGacagaaatatcagaaaattgaaaagtttagACTGCCTAAAATTATGAATcctgaaataaaaacaagttttaatgtCCAACATATATTGGTGCTTAGAAGCTTTGATTGTTtatacatctttaaaataatgcatatcaCAAAgagattacaaaaatatttcttcataattaaagaatatgaaaatattgaaattatgtcTTTAGAATATGATATGGGAAGACTGAACTGAATTATGAAACAATAATTAATGttagatgattaaaaataaagataatgcaTAGATTATAAAGAGAGAAAACaacatgtaaattttaaaacaatttgagtAAACTTTATATACCTTATTTTTATTaaggtataatttaaaattaaacttatttaccTATTATTAGCCTcttttctattaacttttttaaaaacagaattggATTTCTAGTTAAACAGCtctgttgggggggggggacaagtcaatcaaaaatattattagctcTTTGCCAggaaaaaaacttattcaaaagaatacaaattgtgttaattataaaacattaggactacaatatgtatttacattaaattactaaaatcattattaaataaagtttcattaattatttattaacagtatattggaatattaatttttcatttaactgatTATTTTACATTCTGCATGACAAATCctctaaaataattcattataatttcatttgttcaaaatttaacggggttttttttataatcgcttataataattaaatgcttttatttgtaggcaaataaaaaatcatttagtaGTGTTAATAGTTCAAGAATTTTGgttcttttgtaatttctttcataaaatatatatttaaaaataaataaaaaaaacattatcttaaTTAGCCCATTATCATGAGGAAGCCTCATAAACGGAATTGCGTAGGGTAAAATGTTTATATCCGCcattattctagaaatatttttattggttacAAAGACTTGCGACTTCGAACATTTATGAGAATGTCGATTTGTacagtatttctttttcaaaaatcgaCCTCTGTTTTTATGTATCGTATGTATTCAAGAGATCAGATCtttgatattttacataataCATTGAATTTCCAAAGACACGATTctaaagcatttaaaagaaaagttcttTTACTGAgataaaattaccttttcattTGAGTGGTAAGAAtgcccatttttaaaatttaaatgttctttttgttGGATATACAGGTGgctatcaaaataatagaaacaccttagatttataaagaatccctTATTAGTATGGTGTATGACCGCCTTTgacatgtaatacagcttggattcgcctaggaatcgtTGGAtggtgtttagaggaatattgtatcattcttcctggagatgttgcgaaagttctgggagagaggCTGGTGGaagatatcgattccgtattgaacacTCTAAAATAGACGATAACGATTCAATTGTATTGAGGTCGGGTGATTGGGtgggccaaggcagatgtttaatttCATCCTCGTATTTATTAAACCACGATTGGACAAGTCCTGCTGCATGGATAAGTGCATTATCAtactggaaaattccatctcttgcaggaaacaaagtttgcatcctAAGATGGATCTGGTCTGctaaattttctctatacttctccccagggatccttcctttcagggttacgattggtccagcagaaaaccacgacgtggctgcccatatcatgacagattcacctccatgcttgacagttggaaggagacaatcacgatcatacgcttgtgcaagTGCCCTCCAAACGTGCACCGTCCTGTTTGTAGGGAAAAGTGTTAAACATGATTCGTCAtaccatattactttctttcaCTTaccaatcgaccaggttttgtgagtgtgacaccactgcaGACGACGTTTAGCATTAACATCTGTAACAAGTGGCTTAGGAATTGCTGCTCTAccataaatattctgtttatgaaggtgccttctaactgtaatcactgacactggagaatccaaaTGGAGATTGAGCTCTGAGGTCATTTTTTGcagcagttgttcgctttttagacattacaatccacttcaATATCCGTTGGTCTCTTTCGCTGAGATTCTCCTTCTGTCCACTGTTTTGCTTTGCCGAGCCTGTCTTGCCGCGCtttgtgtatgctgtcatgactttaggcaccgtacctctagaaacgcctaaaaaTTGGAATGTTTCAGTCATACTTACTCCAGCTAGAGGGGCTCCTAccatttggcctctttgaaaatctgagaggtccgacattttaagcctttgaaaaaaatccaagaattacagaacttcaataaagtTAACACATAccaccagaatatatacattgatatttatatataaaaaaaaactggtggctattattatatattaatgcttacgaagcacattcaaaaatgtcacttttattcacaggtgtttccataaTTTTGATAATCACTTGTAGATATTTTGTGAATGTTGTTCACCACCGTTTGTTGGTTACAAAAGATggtgattatttcttttattgcaaaaGAAGTACTCAAAATTGTTCGTAATATCTTCTTACTTTACacttgaaaaaagagaaaaatctttgtttaaaacacagtcacatttttaaatcaagttaATTGTTGAATGTGGGTGAATCATTAAAGATCAAATTGCACCCTTCTCTAAAACTTTTGATATGTGATTAATGGTTTTAtattaatgttacaaaatttaattttcacttcttatattttatttaattccgcgtttttttttttttttcttgtaggcTCTGTTGCTCAGGAATCCGGTTCATCCAAAGTCCTGCACGATCTGGAGAAGTGGAGCTGGACTGATTTCAGCGATTATGTGAGCGAAAAGCTGGAGACTATCAGCGATAATGTCACCGTATCAGCGTTGCAGTTCTACATACAGAATTCGTCTACACCTTTGCAACAGTTCCACACCATGGTAAATATCTGCATATAACAGCccgatttatattatttatatggttGTCATTATAAgtcataatatttttgctttattgtatttttctatcAAAGAAGATTAAACCATAGGTGTTAAAATGGGATGCAATAGGATTTCATTTGTTATGCTTATTTGTATACAGATATGTTAAAGTGTATAAAACTTAAGAAAAGTTGCCAATCTTTTGCAACTTGAGGACAAACTCGATGTCAAAGCGTTGGGTCTGCTGTTGCATGATTAATTGTACTTGCAAATTTAACAGGCTTCTTCGCGATCCATtgtataaattttcctttaaaggaACTCATTGGCGATGAATTCATTGCAATACGGTCCTTTCGTTAAGATTCAGTAAGACAtttctttatatgtaaaaaacatgtgaattttactttctcatgaaCTAGAACTGAAATTCGCATAAAATTCTGGAATAAATACATCAGATTATTTATCGATTTGTTCTTGTCGCATTTGTGACTGTGATAGCTGAAAACTGCAAGATGCTAATGGATAAATTTACGCTAATGATCTTGACAACGAAATTGTAGACGAAGTAATACTCGATTCTTTTCGTTATATGACGAAGGAGAGCATAAGACAACTTTATATAACCTTTTCTAGGGCCACGGGAAGTATGATTCTTACcgaattcatcaatctttgtgtgaattgtaggttagcataagttttgacaaatttttcaataagacagtaACTTAGATACTccagttctttatttcacacaaaataatgggccttgatttgttaattaattattaattaatcaaattaaatcttgctaataagctaaataaatcacttttcttATGATAATTTCACgtccataaatattttaatgtatcatgATTAGAAAGAAATGGCCTTTTAAAAAGATAAGTGTGGGGAACTCCCGCTGAATTCTTGCTTAATTGTTATTAACTGCTTATATCACTTTAGTATAAAAGTTTgctgtaaaatatgtttattggTCTTTCAATATACAGCgttatttaatttgctttatgtTGGTTTCTTATAGGTTTCCGACATTCGAACCATTTGTCCAATCGAAAGACTGACTGACGCTCTTGGCGATGCTCTTCAGAAAGATTCTTATTGGTACCTGGTGGATTACAAACCGAGTGAGCCAATCCAATTCTCCAATGAGAGTGCTTCTGTGAAGCTGTCGGTGCACGGCTTAGATGTAGCCGCCATCTTTGGACTTCTGAACAAATACATCAAACCGATGGCTCCTCAAGA
The Argiope bruennichi chromosome 6, qqArgBrue1.1, whole genome shotgun sequence DNA segment above includes these coding regions:
- the LOC129971537 gene encoding neurotactin-like; the protein is MTAELEEQEKKGEKEVEIEKTPSPKEEEAPQNGKGDVKKDEKEDEAEEKEKTTKEEEEKVVETDGEAEKQDDEIVVVPKKKAPGFFQKIFGRKKATKQDVEAGTELLSKDGKAAEIKPEEDGKNEKNDSGTDVTVAVTDDNDGSGEDGKASKVREVDQKRVYWKRVAISLVCILVVLILVCVVSIITGSDHSARGPLGEPLAITDCGPVKGYKENGIYVFRGIPYALPPVGDLRWKPPMQPSSFNDCWTGTYEAYNSSAICYQKPIPGHDLQMSEDCLYLDIITPSLSPPVLRPVVVYIPGDHPLRGYSSDDINWRPTTAIADEKDVTFVTINYRTNAFGFLVLDLLTNRMRPPTSGNYGIMDMIAALKWVQTNIRNFGGDPRKVTVLAHGGAATAGLALLSSRLSAKKEESLFSQMWLTGPSARFSNRTLEQISADNSGILRKLNCDTLVCLQNKTSEEIVAAVPGFWSSDWSIDLPSSEEEQQPTMVVVDGNLLYNTPYHMWQKGDIQQVPVVIGSVAQESGSSKVLHDLEKWSWTDFSDYVSEKLETISDNVTVSALQFYIQNSSTPLQQFHTMVSDIRTICPIERLTDALGDALQKDSYWYLVDYKPSEPIQFSNESASVKLSVHGLDVAAIFGLLNKYIKPMAPQDVTFQKNLQDLFYSFVHKGRPELKGEILMPSNFINLIGESVRSRMTPYENCHLWNNDVFYPDYAKMN